From Haloarcula hispanica ATCC 33960, the proteins below share one genomic window:
- a CDS encoding antitoxin VapB family protein, whose product MPSKTINLKEETYERLRRKKGEGESFSDVIDRILTEEEHPLYGLVGLAEDDEVAQNQEKSRSFRDDVDRRINDESQIEQ is encoded by the coding sequence ATGCCGAGTAAAACAATTAATCTCAAAGAGGAAACGTACGAGCGGTTGCGTCGTAAGAAAGGCGAAGGTGAGAGCTTTAGCGACGTTATTGATCGTATCCTTACCGAAGAGGAACATCCACTGTATGGATTGGTCGGGTTGGCAGAAGATGACGAAGTAGCGCAGAATCAAGAGAAATCCCGCTCATTCCGTGATGATGTCGATAGACGCATCAACGATGAGAGCCAGATTGAACAGTGA